DNA from Bos indicus isolate NIAB-ARS_2022 breed Sahiwal x Tharparkar chromosome 15, NIAB-ARS_B.indTharparkar_mat_pri_1.0, whole genome shotgun sequence:
ttcatttgtacattttttgggggggggctttTCACATTAACTGCCCATCTGTGTAATTTATAGTTTGACATgatgtgtttgtttaaaaaaattacatagtaTAAACCCATTAAGGATCTGAGGGAAAAGAAGCTTAATGTAGAACTAagcttttaaagtatgttttgttttttttaatcctggtCTTGGTGCAAATGTTAGTTATGCCTTATTCATATCACAGTTAGGTCACTATGCTGTGACATGGTCTGTATTCATGCTGCCCTAGATacttttgtaattatttgttgCAGACTTGTGACTGTCCCTCTTAACTTTCTTTTATGTAAGTAATTTgtaaaaagtttcttaaaaattttgcttttgcttatttaattttgaataaaagctaaattcataataaaaaaaaatagaaatctagaTCACTGGTGTTCAAGAAATGAGACTATGGAACATGAAAATCAGGAAGGCATTATCCCCTAAGGAATGACTGTAAGAGAAAATGAGAACATCTGTGCTGTAAGCCCTCGCTCGTCTCTGCTTGCCTGCCGCAAACAGTGGCAACTAAAAGAGCCAGTGTCATTAGTTAGAGCTGCtaaatatgtaaagcaaaaaCAGTGtcgtttatattttattttaactctCCCTTATCAATCAGCTAAATTAAAACAGCATCAATGCATGAATTTCATGAGAATTAAAAATCCAGAAAATTGTGGAAAAAGTTAACATGGAGTCACTGAAATCAACTGAATCCTATTCAATTATTTAGTATGAAAAGACTGataatgtattcctttttaagttaactttttattttggaataatgttGGATTTGCAGAAAAGTTTTAAAGAGACTTCTCATATTTTACTAGTTTGTTTCTCCTAATATTATCACCTGACCTTACAGTGTACACTTTCAAAACTAAGAAAGCAAGACTTGTACATTTTTTTGGTTACTAAACTCTAGGTTTTATTCATACTTTACCAggttttccatattctttttacattccaggatccaatccaggatcCAATGAGATATCACATTCCTTTTAGTTGCCCTGTCTCTTAGTCCCCAGGATTTGATAGTTTTAGTCTTTACTTGAATTTCACAACTGTAAGGGATTCTTAATGTAGCAGGATAGGGTATTTAGTACTATAGAAGGAGTTTATTCAAAATTGATGGGAACCAGGAGACATTTTTGAGGGCAAAAGCTGTCTACGTTGATCCTCATGTGCTGTGTAGATATTTGTTGCCCCTGGCCACTCTCAATATCTCTCCTATCTGAAAGATCCTATCTGGATCCAGTACTCCTATTTCCTATAATGATGAAGGAGACTGGAGACTTCCCCCAGACAACACCCTGGCCAAAGGAAATTACAAAAGAGCCACATcatttatcaatattttgaaaaatctgcAATTATAAAGATGATTTGAAATAAATAGGATCAAATgtaataagaattttttaaaaagtcctctaTCTAGGTTTATGGACAAATAATTACATCAATGGATGATGAAGAATACTTATCTGATAATTAATAGTTCATTTGAAAATCTTAGGTTTGGAATATCAAATTCAATATCAGTCATGAGATCATATGACTGTGAACATATAGTCCAAGTCAGGAGAAGTGTCAATCCCACCAGAGTTAATACTGACTCACTCAAACATTTCAGTTTTGTAATCGAAAGATAAATAAGTGCAGGAGATTGTGCTCAACTTGTTTCCTACACCTAAAGTATTTGGTTTCAAATTTTGAAGTCAGAattagagatattttttaaaactaaaaaaattaaaaacacacacactttattgTAAAAAggttggaagagaaagaaaagtacaataaaggaaatcaacatcacaggtgtttcagttcagttcagttcagtcgctcagtcatgtccgactctttgcaaccccatgaatcgcagcacgccaggcctccctgtccatcaccaactcccggagttcactcagactcacgtccatcgagtcggtgatgccatccagccatctcatcctctgtcatccccttctcctcctgcccccaatccctcccagcatcagagtcttttccaatgagtcaactcttcgcatgaggtggccaaagtactggagtttcagctttagcatcattccttccaaagaaatcccagggctgatctccttcagaatggactggttggatctccttgcagtccaagggactctcaagagtcttctccaacaccacagttcaaaagcatcaattctttggcactcagctttcttcacagtccaactctcacatccacacatgaccactggaaaaaccattagccttgactagacagacctttgttggcaaagtaatgtcctgcttttcaatatgctatctaggttgatcataacttttcttccaaggagtaagtgcgtattaatttcatggctccagtcaccatatgcagtgattttggagcccaaaacaataaaatctgacactgtttccccatctatttcccatgaagtgatgggaccagatgccatgatcttcgttttctgaatgttgagctttaagccaactttttcactttcatcaagaggctttttaatcaCAGGTGTTTACTTTCTGCTAATTGGAGTTCACTGATAAGGAGGCTCATAAAATAGCTACACTACTAATGCCCAGAAGAGGACATTCCCTTCCCAGACGACTACCCAATTTCAGATACTTCTTCGAcggcagaggcagaagatagattTTTGGTGAACTGCATATACAGTCATTTATCAATTGTCATAGCAAGACACTTATAAGTTTACGTAACTGTTTTGGCACAAATAGAtgtgaatattaaaatttttaataagtagAGACTAGCTAATAATGCCAAATAATAACATTGCCAGTAgcttttcatatactttttaaaatcaaaatatagttgatttacaatattatattagtttcaggtatacaatacagtgattcaatatttttatataaattatagctTTTCATATGCTTTATTAAGCTGTAGACAAATATAGGAAAGTAAATTGCAACAACACAAGGCCCTTACACTTGCAGAGAGAAGTAGCCTAGTGTTCTGAGTCTTGGGTGATTGTAAGGAGTTACAATCCCAAAAATAACACACTGACATACCCTCTAACCATCTCTCTGTCCAGATGAATAAAGTTGCATATTTTATTGgccaagaaatgtttatttaaataaatatgctgGTAATAATACCTTTGCCCAGAATGCAGTTTACAAGAACAAGGGGTTCATTACATAATACTGCTAAGATTTCAGTCAAATTCCTTCTAGTCAtatttaaacaaatgaacaagtaAGACCGATTCTATTTGGTACAGTGTAGTATTTTGATACTATTCATAACctaatatttgcatttattatattaagaatatttttctgtCATTACCTCTATTTAGATTATAGTATTTTAATGTCTGCATGATATTGCACTTAATGTATAGACTAAAAATTGATTAATCAGTCTTCTGTGGAAGTTTAATATATTTCCATAGTTTTCTTTTGGTAAATATAAATGTCTGTATTTACTATTAAGAAATTTGATATTTCTTAATCAAATATTTCTGTTTCAAATGTTTTCAATATTGTTAGCATTTATGATACATACTGCCAACTTTTCTTCCAGCGAGGCTGTGCCACTTTGTACCGACTTGTATCCTAGCAAGATGTGCAAGGTTTAGTTTCTGAAACCTGCGAAAACTGCCTATAGATGTTACACACATGCTTTGCCCACATGGCTCCACATTATATTCCTTTACTATATTTCTTTATAGGCGTAATGTGCTAAACACTATCCTGAGCCCTGCTAATAAAGTGATGAACAAAcaaatgtgatctctggttccctggagcttacagtctaattAGGGAGACTGAGTATTAAATAAACAACTGCACCCAGTCACTAGTTCAGTGTGGGCACTGACCTTGATAAATCAGGGAATGAAGCTCTGAACCCCTGTAGGCCAAGGGGTGATATATTGCCAATACAAAAATTCACAGTTTTCTGTCTCCCTGCCTTGTAATTCACACTAGCATGATCAGTTATGGTCCCACTACTTCACGGGCTAAATCGGTATCCTCCAACTAGAAGAGGTCTCATCCAGAAGTCTCCTGCTGCTTTTCCATAATGAAGCCTATGCTTCCTTGAATggcttttctccttctgcttccCTTTTTTGTATCTTCTGTCTCAGAACTAAAATTCAGTAACAAATCCAGGAAGAGCCACTTAGAAAAATgctagttttacatttttttttgccttaaataTTGGAGTTCAGTCATGTTTTATGCTCATAGTCATCCCTTTCCACCCCACCAGGATACATGCTTCATGAACGTGTTCTATGTAAATTACAGTAGAGCAGACAACATGAGATCAAGTTCTAGCCTGTATGCTAAGACCTTGTCTTGAAGAAATCCAACTTCTAGCTTGTAATTCACCTCTCTTCCTTGTCCTGAattacttccttggtggtgcCTTGGAAACTCTAGTCCCTAATTTAGGCTTGAAGAGCTCCTCTGCACTTCTTAGAAGACACAGATCCTAAGTTTAAGagcactggtggtggtggtttagtcactagtcTTGTCTCACTcttgtaccccatggactgtagccccccagtcttctctgtccatgggattctccaggcagagtactggaaggggttgccattcccatttcctcctccaggggatcttcccaacccagggatcaaaccacttctcctgccctgcaggtggtctcctgcattgtaggtggaatttttaccgctgaaccaccagggaaacccagttatTTATCTAAGATTTAATACCTCCCTTCTACTTGTGCTAGCTCTCCCAGGCTTAGTTAGCGTCATGGCCCTGGTGCAGGTGTAGAGTATGGCGTAAGGCTCTCTTTACTTCTTGGTTGCGCAGGCAGTAAATGATGGGGTTGAGCAGTGGTACAATGACAGCGTAAAGTACAGACACCAGCTTGTTGGTGTCAAAAGCTGAGAGTGCCTTTGGGCGGGCATAGATGAAGATACTGGCTGCATAGAAGATGACCACCACAGTAAGGTGAGAGGCACAGGTGGAAAAGGCTTTATGGCGCCCAGCAGCTGAGGGAATGCGCATCACAGCACTGGTGATGGCCATGTAGGAGGCTCCAGTGACAGAGAGTGGCCCCAGTAGGATAAAAATGGCCAGGACAAAGTCTGTAAGCTCTGCCGTGGACATGTCAGTGCACGAAAGGTTGAGCAATGGAGAGACATCACAGAAAAAGTGATTGATGATGTTGGGGCCACAGTAAGAGAGGCGAGAAATGAGAAAAACTTTGACCATTGAAATGCCAAAACCTCCTGCCCAGGAGCCAGCTGCCAGCTGCACACACAGCTGGCCACTGACAATGACAGGGTAGTGGAGAGGatggcagatggccacatagcgatcGTAAGCCATAACTGCAAGGAGGACACACTCAGTGCAGCCCAGGCCCAGGAAAAAGCAGAGCTGTGTCATGCAGCCCTCAAAGGAGATTAGCTGTCCATGGCCCCGTTTGGACCCAACAAAGCCAGCTAGCATCTTGGGAATAGTGACTGTCACGTACCAAATCTCCAGGAAGGACATATTagccagaaagaaatacatgggTTTGTGGAGGCTGGGGTGGCTCCTGATTGCCACAATGATGAGTATGTTCTCAATCAGCACCAACACATAGGCTAACAGAGAAAGGGCAAATAACAGTGCCCGCAGTGGTACCGgagctgggaagcccagcaacACAAACTCACTCACTCTCCCACTCTGGTTCTTCCTCTCCATGGTGCCGGTCATGCCCATTGCTTTTCAGGGGAGAATAGAGTGTGTTCAGGAGGCAGCAGCAGAAACTCAATCTTTCTCCTGATGGGTTTATAGTGGCAGAAGGCAATGTGAGTAGTGCATGTAATTCATCACTGAACTGAAGccattgttttcttctgtaatctggaaatgagcagagacaaaagcagacaaaaataaactatCTTGTATTGGAATAGGATGAGAGTGTATTCTGGCTCTTGGAGAAGCATGGGTTGATAAGCATCAATTGGTCCCTGAAAAATATAGATCAAACCCAGAAATATTAAGAGTCTTAGCTGCTCTGAAGTGAGAGTTTGTCTATGAGCTACATCATGACTCcgttttgaagaaataatttatatcttaAAGGCATTATGATAAGTAAAATaaaccagagagagaaagacaaatactctgtgtctctgttttatatggaatctgaaaacatCAAAACTGGTAATCAGTTTATACCcgagtttctcttttctttatgcTTTGTGAGCAGTACTTGAGCATTTCTCAGTGTTTGAGCCACTTgtcaggctccttgtccatggagttttccaggcaagaatacttggatgGGTGCTTTTATGCAATTACAAAATGTCATATCCCTGGCTTACATTGCCCGTCACTCCCATTCTTACCATCCACAcccaccatttatttatttcaaaagtatTGGTGGATCAAATACATTCCAGACTATAGGCTGAGTTGAGGTAGAGAAAGGGTAAATAAAACATGTGCCTAGTCTGCAAGGAGCTCATAATCTGGTGGTGGAGACATGTCTTCATCTCCTCATTCCTGAAAGTTTAATCTTCCACCTATTCTCGTACTATATACTAGCTTCATAAATGGGAACTTCTAAATTATAATCGTCATCAGAACCTTAACT
Protein-coding regions in this window:
- the LOC139187146 gene encoding olfactory receptor 226, which encodes MGMTGTMERKNQSGRVSEFVLLGFPAPVPLRALLFALSLLAYVLVLIENILIIVAIRSHPSLHKPMYFFLANMSFLEIWYVTVTIPKMLAGFVGSKRGHGQLISFEGCMTQLCFFLGLGCTECVLLAVMAYDRYVAICHPLHYPVIVSGQLCVQLAAGSWAGGFGISMVKVFLISRLSYCGPNIINHFFCDVSPLLNLSCTDMSTAELTDFVLAIFILLGPLSVTGASYMAITSAVMRIPSAAGRHKAFSTCASHLTVVVIFYAASIFIYARPKALSAFDTNKLVSVLYAVIVPLLNPIIYCLRNQEVKRALRHTLHLHQGHDAN